The Pseudomonas sp. MH9.2 genomic interval AGCGCTGGGCGTATGCGGATGGCAGCGGCGAAATCGGTGTGATCTCCAGCGTGACGCAAGCCTTTTGCGCCACCTGCACGCGCGCCCGACTCTCTACCGATGGCAAGTTGTACACCTGCCTGTTCGCGCAGTCAGGGCATGATTTGCGCACGCTTATGCGTGCGGGTCAGAGCGACCAGCAAATCGCCGCTGCGATAGGTTTGATCTGGACCCCGCGTGAAGACGGCTACTCGCAAATTCGCACAGAGCAGACGGCGCGAAACAAGAAAGTAGAGATGTCTTATATCGGCGGCTGATTACACAAGCGCATTGGTCCAAACCAGGCTGCTAGGCACCCATGGGCTACTTATTGACCCAGCGCGGCATGCGTATATGTTCGCGAAAGCCACTTTAAGGATTTTCGAGATGACTGAGACCACTGACAATATGCGCAAATATTCCTCCCTCGTGGTGGATGGCGTCGAGGCCGCCCCGGCGCGCGCCATGTTTCGTGCCGTCGGCTTCACCGACGAGGACTTCAAAAAGCCGCAGATTGGCATTGCCTCGACCTGGGCCAATGTCACACCCTGCAACATGCACATCAACAAGCTCGCGCAAGAGGCCGAGAAAGGTGCCAATGCAGCGGGCGGCAAGGCCCTGATCTTCAATACCATCACCGTGTCGGATGGCATCGCCAACGGCACCGAGGGCATGAAGTATTCGCTGGTATCGCGTGAAGTCATCGCCGACTCCATCGAAACCGTGGTCGGCTGCGAAGGCTTCGACGGGCTCGTCGCCATTGGTGGCTGCGACAAGAACATGCCCGGTTGCCTGATCGGCATGGCGCGGCTGAACCGCCCGGCAATTTTCGTCTATGGCGGCACCATCAAACCCGGCTCCGGTCACACCGATATTATCTCGGTGTTCGAGGCCGTAGGGCAGCATGCCAAGGGCGATCTCGACCTGATTCAGCTTAAGCAGATCGAAGACACCGCCATCCCGGGCCCAGGCTCCTGCGGCGGCATGTACACCGCCAATACCATGGCCTCGGCCATCGAAGCCCTAGGCATGTCGCTGCCGGGCTCGTCGGCGCAGGACGCGATTTCCTCCGACAAGGCCTCGGACTGCTTCCGCGCCGGCCAGCAGGTGCTGGAACTGCTCGCTCGCGACATCAAGCCGCGCGACATCATGACGCGCAAAGCCTTCGAGAACGCCATCCGCGTCATCATCGCGCTGGCCGGTTCCACCAACGGCGTGCTGCACTTGTTGGCCATGGCCCATGCCGTGGATGTGCCACTGACCCTCGATGACTTCACTGAAATCGGCAAGACCACACCGGTGCTGGCCGACCTGCGTCCTTCTGGCCAGTACATGATGTCGGAGTTGGTCGCCATCGGTGGTATCCAGCCGCTGATGAAGCGCATGCTCGACGCCGGCCTGCTGCATGGCGACACGCTCACCGTCACCGGTAAGACCCTGGCCGAGAATCTCGCCAATGTCGCCGACTACCCTGCCGGTCAGGACATCATTCGGCCCTTCGACAACCCGATCAAGAAGGACTCGCACCTGGTCATCCTGCGCGGCAACCTCGCGCCGACCGGCTCAGTCGCCAAGATCACCGGCAAGGAAGGTCTGCGCTTTGAAGGTACTGCTCGTGTCTACCACGGCGAGGAAGCCGCGCTGGCCGGCATCCTTAATGGCGAAGTGGTCGCCGGCGATGTCATCGTAATCACTTACGAAGGCCCCAGGGGCGGTCCTGGCATGCGTGAAATGCTCTCGCCAACCTCGGCAATCATGGGTAAGGGGCTGGGTAAGGACGTCGCACTCATCACCGATGGCCGCTTCTCCGGCGGTTCGCACGGTTTTGTGGTTGGCCACATCACGCCGGAAGCCTTTGATGGCGGCCCGATTGCACTGATCGAGAACGGCGACAAGATCACCATCGATGCCGAAACCCGCGAGATCAGCGTAGGTGTCAGTGCTGCCGTGCTGGCCGAGCGCCGTGCGCGTTGGACACAACCGGCCCCGCTCTATACACGAGGTGTGCTGGCTAAGTACGCAAAGCTGGTGTCCAGCGCCGCGCAAGGAGCCGTTACCGATAAGTAGACCGAGCAGTTGTCGATTGATATATATGAAAAGGAGCGCTTCAGGCCCCGATAATTGGAGAAGTCACCTACACGTAAAAGCGTATCTACAGCGTATTAACGTTGTACGTATCCATAAATAATGCTCGCTGTACAGGAAAGCACTCGTCATCGGATATGGTCACTCCTGGGGCACGACGGAGGCTGGCGGAATTCACTGACCCAGCCGAACACTAAGCGAATGATCATCTTGCGCTGAATTTCAGCGGCTCCATGTAGGGCAGTAAAAATCAGCAGTGTAGGCTGTAGGCGATTTACTAGGCAGAAAACTGCGTCGGACGCAAGCTTATAGCGGCTGGACCGTGCACGATTCGTGCGAGGGAGGACACCATGACAATGCCGAACGAGCGCACGCGCGCACTCATCCAGACGCGAGACTTTCTGGCCGAGCTTGCAGAAGATTCCGCGCTTTCAGCGTCCATGCGACGTCAGGCCCGCCAGCTGTTACGGCATTATCCCAATGCCAACGAGATCCTGCGGGCCGGGCAGCTCGAAGAGCGAAGGGTCGACCGACTGACCGAGCCCTTCCTGAGCTCCAGCATCGATTGACCGTAGTGGCAACTCATCATCAGCCCAAAGCCGCTGATCCTGGTCTGTGGATACGTAGAGGGTAAATGGCTCCATCGCCTTATCGACCTAGGGCGTTACGGAACTCCACTGGCGCTCAATGGCGCTTCCGGTTAGACAGGCGTTAGCTCATATTCCTTTGGATGGGCAATCATTGGGGGGAAGTGTTAATGAGCACTTCAACTGCGACTCGACGTCCGGCAAAAAAGAAAGAGGTGTCCCGAGAGGAGGGCATCGCTGCCTTTTGGCGATTCAGTTCCGATCGAGAGCCGCTGACGGAGTCGGAGCGGCTGCACCAAATAAAAGTAGGGTTTCCCACTGACCTAATCCAGGTTGTTCGCTTGGCCTTTGACCTTCAAGACCGCCACCTGGAAACGCTGCTCAATGCATCAACTTCGGCGCTTGAACGACGGCGGCGCGAGCAAAAGAACCTTGATCCTGTGGCCTCCGAGCGTTTGGACAGAATTGCTGTGGTCAGTCACTTGGCCGAGGAGATATTAGAGACACCAGTGACTGCCGCACATTGGATGTCGACACCGAATAAAGCGCTCGGAGGGACTGCACCGATCATGCTCTGCGAAACTGAGATAGGGGCCAAACAAGTTCGCCGTGTCCTTCAGGCCCTTGAATGGGGCGGTTCAGCCTGATGAGGGTATGGCGAGGTGCACGCTGTTAGGGAAAGGAATCTTTCCCCTAACCGCATAAAACAGCCGCAAGGACAAAAATTGTTTACTTAAGCCTAAAGCTCTACGCACAGCGTAAGCAGCGCGCCAAGTACGAAATGCAGCCACCGAGAGCCCTCGATCGTATCGGAATTTACCAGCATTCCCCCAGTGAAGACTCGCAGAGCACTCCTCTAACCAACCTAAACACAGGCAAGGCCGCGCCGAAATAATGCACGGAACTGTTAACGCCGTGAATGGTTAAGCAGTATGACTA includes:
- the ilvD gene encoding dihydroxy-acid dehydratase yields the protein MTETTDNMRKYSSLVVDGVEAAPARAMFRAVGFTDEDFKKPQIGIASTWANVTPCNMHINKLAQEAEKGANAAGGKALIFNTITVSDGIANGTEGMKYSLVSREVIADSIETVVGCEGFDGLVAIGGCDKNMPGCLIGMARLNRPAIFVYGGTIKPGSGHTDIISVFEAVGQHAKGDLDLIQLKQIEDTAIPGPGSCGGMYTANTMASAIEALGMSLPGSSAQDAISSDKASDCFRAGQQVLELLARDIKPRDIMTRKAFENAIRVIIALAGSTNGVLHLLAMAHAVDVPLTLDDFTEIGKTTPVLADLRPSGQYMMSELVAIGGIQPLMKRMLDAGLLHGDTLTVTGKTLAENLANVADYPAGQDIIRPFDNPIKKDSHLVILRGNLAPTGSVAKITGKEGLRFEGTARVYHGEEAALAGILNGEVVAGDVIVITYEGPRGGPGMREMLSPTSAIMGKGLGKDVALITDGRFSGGSHGFVVGHITPEAFDGGPIALIENGDKITIDAETREISVGVSAAVLAERRARWTQPAPLYTRGVLAKYAKLVSSAAQGAVTDK
- a CDS encoding BPSL0761 family protein; amino-acid sequence: MTMPNERTRALIQTRDFLAELAEDSALSASMRRQARQLLRHYPNANEILRAGQLEERRVDRLTEPFLSSSID
- a CDS encoding antitoxin Xre/MbcA/ParS toxin-binding domain-containing protein → MSTSTATRRPAKKKEVSREEGIAAFWRFSSDREPLTESERLHQIKVGFPTDLIQVVRLAFDLQDRHLETLLNASTSALERRRREQKNLDPVASERLDRIAVVSHLAEEILETPVTAAHWMSTPNKALGGTAPIMLCETEIGAKQVRRVLQALEWGGSA